The Streptomyces sp. RKAG293 genome includes a region encoding these proteins:
- a CDS encoding MarR family transcriptional regulator, whose translation MTHTARRMFELLEPICLVTFLADECNEELAALGHRTYWDGYFASRAAPLGRVPAQVVHAAFYSFADGEAARHIPSAWETIPPEASVAARERGSAASLRRILGPELAGSPGLVRAADLTTKAATNAPTEGRVMYAGMRALPVPSDPAARLWHSATMLREHRGDGHIAALVGARIGGTEAHVLSALEQGIHPPESFGRIHHLPKERLAAVMDGLRERGLVDTDGRFTDAGREAKERIEALTDELAAPPYDALSPSELDELVAELEPITATLVAAGSQ comes from the coding sequence ATGACTCACACCGCCCGCCGCATGTTCGAGCTCCTGGAGCCGATCTGCCTGGTCACCTTCCTTGCCGACGAGTGCAACGAGGAGTTGGCCGCACTCGGCCACCGCACCTACTGGGACGGCTACTTCGCCAGCCGCGCCGCGCCGCTGGGGCGGGTGCCGGCGCAGGTCGTGCACGCGGCGTTCTACAGCTTCGCCGACGGGGAAGCCGCGCGGCACATCCCGAGTGCGTGGGAGACGATCCCGCCCGAGGCGTCCGTCGCCGCGCGGGAGCGGGGCAGCGCGGCCTCCCTACGGCGGATCCTCGGCCCCGAGCTGGCCGGCTCCCCGGGCCTGGTGCGCGCCGCCGACCTGACCACCAAAGCCGCGACGAACGCGCCCACGGAAGGCCGGGTGATGTACGCCGGGATGCGCGCCCTTCCGGTGCCCAGCGACCCGGCCGCCCGGCTGTGGCATTCAGCGACGATGCTGCGCGAGCACCGCGGTGACGGGCACATCGCCGCTCTCGTCGGCGCCCGCATCGGCGGCACCGAGGCCCATGTGCTGTCCGCGCTGGAGCAGGGCATCCACCCGCCGGAGTCGTTCGGGCGCATCCACCACCTGCCGAAGGAGCGGCTGGCCGCGGTCATGGACGGCTTGCGCGAGCGCGGGCTCGTCGACACCGACGGCCGGTTCACCGACGCCGGCCGCGAGGCGAAGGAACGCATCGAAGCCCTCACCGACGAGCTCGCCGCCCCGCCGTACGACGCCCTGTCTCCCTCCGAGCTCGACGAGCTGGTCGCCGAGCTCGAACCCATCACCGCGACGCTGGTGGCCGCGGGGTCGCAGTGA
- a CDS encoding aldo/keto reductase family oxidoreductase gives MAEQTETGRLIYGCMGLGGSWGHEPYTAQDIAVAEAAVEAALDSGINTFDHADIYRSGKAEAVFGEILGRDPELRKRIVVQTKCGIRLKDGDRPGIYDLRGTTIVERVEQSLARLRTDVLDVLLLHRPDPLADPDDVAEALTSLHRQGLVRRFGVSNMSAAQIAHLQGSLEMPLVADQLEMSLRQRGWVEAGVVVNTPQVATVGFPLGTLEYCRANGVQLQAWGALAQGRYSGRQETPDEQATARLVEALAKEKDTSAETILLWWLQRHPAGVVPVVGTVRPERIRACRDAATGEPQLSHAEWYDLWLTARGAPLP, from the coding sequence ATGGCGGAACAGACAGAGACCGGCCGGCTCATCTACGGGTGCATGGGGCTGGGTGGCAGCTGGGGCCACGAGCCCTACACCGCGCAGGACATCGCGGTCGCGGAAGCCGCCGTGGAAGCGGCCCTGGACAGCGGCATCAACACGTTCGACCACGCGGACATCTACCGGAGCGGCAAGGCGGAAGCGGTGTTCGGCGAGATCCTCGGCCGCGACCCGGAGCTGCGGAAGCGCATCGTCGTGCAGACCAAGTGCGGTATCCGCCTCAAGGACGGGGACCGTCCGGGGATCTACGACCTGCGCGGCACCACCATCGTGGAGCGCGTGGAACAGAGCCTGGCCCGGCTGCGCACCGACGTTCTCGATGTCCTGCTCCTGCACAGGCCGGACCCGCTGGCGGACCCCGACGATGTCGCCGAGGCACTGACCTCACTGCACCGGCAGGGCCTGGTGCGGCGCTTCGGCGTCTCGAACATGAGCGCCGCGCAGATCGCGCATCTGCAGGGGTCGCTGGAGATGCCGCTGGTCGCCGACCAGTTGGAGATGAGCCTGCGGCAGCGGGGCTGGGTCGAGGCGGGCGTCGTGGTGAACACGCCGCAGGTAGCGACGGTCGGGTTCCCGCTGGGAACGCTCGAGTACTGCCGCGCCAACGGAGTGCAGCTCCAGGCGTGGGGAGCCCTCGCCCAAGGGCGCTACTCCGGTCGCCAGGAGACACCCGACGAGCAGGCGACCGCGCGGCTCGTCGAGGCGCTGGCCAAGGAGAAGGACACGAGTGCCGAGACGATCCTCCTGTGGTGGCTGCAACGACACCCCGCAGGCGTGGTCCCGGTCGTCGGCACCGTCCGTCCCGAACGCATCCGGGCCTGCCGCGACGCCGCAACGGGGGAGCCACAGCTCAGCCACGCGGAATGGTACGACCTGTGGCTCACCGCCCGCGGAGCGCCGCTGCCGTAG
- a CDS encoding ABC transporter substrate-binding protein, with product MRRRRTLRARWPAALAALPLLASALAGCGSSGGGGPVTLNWYNFPDDSGALQQAAERCSQASKGQYQIRYNKLPRTADGQRQQLVRRLAAHDAGVDIMGLDVTWPAEFAEAGWVREWTGALREQATTDTLKAAVQTATWKDRLYAVPYNSNTQLLWYRDDLVPVPPKSWAEMLAQADALAKAGKPHHVEIQGAQYEGLTVWFNTLVTSAGGSILTPDAQAPSLGPPAVVAAGIMRDTARSAAADPSLSNQMEDENRLAMESGTAAFELNYPFVYPSMKANQPKLFKHFRWAPYPGVTAGRPATVTIGGIDLAVGAYSKHPDLAFQATLCLRDRDNQLTNALKGGLPPSLRSLYQAAELTKSYPFAADVLNALDTASVRPRTPAYQNVSIAIAHTLSPPAAIRPASTVSDLRGQIEDALGSKGLIP from the coding sequence ATGCGTAGGCGCCGGACCTTGCGCGCGCGGTGGCCGGCCGCCCTCGCGGCCCTTCCGCTGCTCGCCTCCGCTCTCGCGGGGTGCGGAAGCAGCGGTGGCGGCGGTCCGGTGACGCTGAACTGGTACAACTTCCCCGACGATTCCGGCGCGTTGCAACAGGCGGCCGAGCGGTGCAGCCAGGCCTCGAAGGGTCAGTACCAGATCCGGTACAACAAACTGCCGCGGACGGCGGACGGGCAGCGGCAGCAGTTGGTGCGGCGGCTGGCCGCACACGACGCCGGGGTCGACATCATGGGCCTCGACGTCACCTGGCCCGCGGAGTTCGCCGAGGCGGGCTGGGTCCGCGAGTGGACGGGGGCGTTGAGGGAACAGGCGACCACGGACACCCTGAAGGCCGCGGTGCAGACCGCGACCTGGAAGGACCGGCTGTACGCCGTCCCCTACAACTCCAACACCCAGCTCCTGTGGTACCGCGACGACCTGGTGCCGGTGCCCCCGAAGAGCTGGGCCGAGATGCTGGCCCAGGCCGACGCGCTGGCGAAGGCGGGCAAGCCGCACCACGTCGAGATCCAGGGCGCCCAGTACGAGGGCCTGACGGTCTGGTTCAACACTCTGGTCACCAGCGCGGGCGGGTCGATCCTCACCCCGGACGCCCAGGCGCCCTCGCTCGGCCCGCCGGCCGTCGTCGCCGCCGGAATCATGCGCGACACCGCCCGGTCCGCCGCCGCGGACCCGTCGCTGTCCAACCAGATGGAGGACGAGAACCGGCTCGCCATGGAGTCCGGAACGGCGGCCTTCGAACTCAACTACCCGTTCGTCTACCCGTCGATGAAGGCCAACCAGCCGAAGCTCTTCAAACACTTCCGATGGGCCCCCTACCCCGGCGTGACCGCCGGCCGGCCGGCCACCGTGACCATCGGCGGCATCGACCTCGCCGTCGGCGCCTACAGCAAGCACCCCGACCTCGCGTTCCAGGCCACGCTGTGCCTGCGCGACCGCGACAACCAGCTCACCAACGCCCTCAAGGGCGGGCTGCCGCCCTCGCTGCGCAGCCTCTACCAGGCCGCCGAACTGACGAAGAGCTACCCCTTCGCCGCCGACGTGCTGAACGCGCTGGACACGGCGAGCGTGCGACCGCGGACCCCCGCCTACCAGAACGTGTCGATCGCCATCGCACACACCCTCTCGCCGCCGGCCGCGATCCGGCCCGCGAGCACCGTCTCCGACCTCCGGGGCCAGATCGAGGACGCCCTCGGTTCCAAGGGGTTGATCCCGTGA
- a CDS encoding carbohydrate ABC transporter permease, producing MSTATKAAAGHGRAELSEGARQERRLGLLLCAPAVIVMVAVTAYPIAYAVYLSLQRYDLRFPGQARWIWFDNYAAVLSSPFWWQALWVTALITLVSVAIELVLGMALALVMHRAVFGRGAVRTAVLIPYGIVTVVAAYSWQYAWTPGTGYLAALLPAGSAPLTDQWQAIGLIILAEVWKTTPFMALLLLAGLALVPGETVRAAMVDGATFWQRLRLVILPLMKPAILVALLFRTLDAFRIFDNIYVLTGGSNDTGSVSILGYDNLFTALNLGIGSAISVLIFLCVAVLAFIFIKIFGAAAPGGEPERR from the coding sequence GTGAGCACCGCCACGAAGGCCGCCGCCGGGCACGGCCGGGCCGAACTGTCCGAGGGCGCCCGCCAGGAGCGGCGGCTCGGGCTGCTGCTCTGCGCGCCGGCGGTGATCGTGATGGTCGCCGTCACCGCCTACCCGATCGCCTACGCGGTCTACCTCTCGCTCCAGCGCTACGACCTGCGGTTCCCCGGGCAGGCCCGGTGGATCTGGTTCGACAACTACGCGGCTGTGCTGTCCTCGCCGTTCTGGTGGCAGGCCCTGTGGGTGACCGCCCTCATCACGCTGGTGTCGGTGGCGATCGAGCTGGTCCTCGGCATGGCGCTGGCGCTGGTGATGCACCGGGCCGTCTTCGGCCGGGGCGCCGTCCGTACCGCCGTCCTGATCCCGTACGGCATCGTCACCGTCGTCGCCGCGTACTCCTGGCAGTACGCGTGGACCCCGGGCACCGGCTACCTCGCGGCGCTGCTGCCGGCGGGCAGCGCGCCGCTGACCGACCAGTGGCAGGCCATCGGACTGATCATCCTCGCCGAGGTGTGGAAGACCACGCCGTTCATGGCGCTGCTGCTGCTCGCCGGACTGGCGCTCGTCCCGGGTGAGACGGTCAGGGCCGCGATGGTCGACGGTGCCACGTTCTGGCAGCGGCTGCGGCTGGTGATCCTGCCGCTGATGAAACCGGCCATCCTGGTCGCCCTGCTGTTCCGCACCCTGGACGCGTTCCGGATCTTCGACAACATCTACGTCCTGACCGGCGGCTCGAACGACACCGGATCGGTCTCGATCCTCGGCTACGACAACCTGTTCACCGCCCTCAACCTCGGCATCGGGTCGGCGATCTCGGTGCTGATCTTCCTGTGCGTGGCGGTGCTCGCCTTCATCTTCATCAAGATCTTCGGCGCCGCGGCGCCGGGCGGCGAACCGGAGCGGCGATGA
- a CDS encoding carbohydrate ABC transporter permease — translation MSHRGKTLTSWSIVNLIVVLYALFPVWWIVALSFKDPSTLSDGNFIPRKWTWANYRGIFQTSEFTRALINSIGIALIATTIAVVLGTMAAYAVARLRFPGKRLLIGMSLLIAMFPPISLVSPLFNIERVLGIFDTWPGLIIPYMTFSLPLAIYTLSAFFREIPWDLEKAAKMDGATPAQAFRLVIAPLAAPGVFTTGILVFIFCWNDFLFAISLTSTTAARTVPAAIAFFTGSSQFQQPAGSIAAAAVVITVPIVIFVLLFQRRIVAGLTAGAVKG, via the coding sequence ATGTCCCACCGCGGAAAGACCCTGACCAGCTGGAGCATCGTCAACCTCATCGTGGTGCTGTACGCGCTGTTCCCGGTCTGGTGGATCGTGGCGCTCTCGTTCAAGGACCCGAGCACCCTCAGCGACGGCAACTTCATCCCGCGCAAATGGACCTGGGCGAACTACCGCGGCATCTTCCAGACCTCGGAGTTCACCCGGGCGCTGATCAACTCGATCGGCATCGCCCTGATCGCCACCACGATCGCGGTCGTCCTCGGCACGATGGCCGCCTACGCGGTCGCCCGGCTGCGATTCCCCGGCAAGCGGCTGCTGATCGGGATGTCGCTGCTGATCGCGATGTTCCCACCGATCTCGCTGGTCTCACCGCTGTTCAACATCGAGCGGGTACTGGGGATCTTCGACACCTGGCCGGGTCTGATCATTCCCTACATGACCTTCTCCCTGCCGCTGGCGATCTACACGCTGTCCGCGTTCTTCCGGGAGATCCCCTGGGACCTGGAGAAGGCCGCCAAGATGGACGGCGCCACCCCGGCCCAGGCGTTCCGCCTGGTGATCGCGCCGCTCGCCGCGCCCGGCGTGTTCACCACCGGGATCCTGGTCTTCATCTTCTGCTGGAACGACTTCCTGTTCGCGATCTCGCTGACCTCCACCACCGCCGCCCGCACCGTCCCGGCGGCGATCGCCTTCTTCACCGGCAGTTCGCAGTTCCAGCAGCCCGCCGGGTCCATCGCCGCGGCCGCCGTGGTGATCACCGTACCCATCGTGATCTTCGTGTTGCTGTTCCAACGCCGCATCGTCGCCGGCCTCACCGCCGGCGCAGTCAAGGGATAA